The Deltaproteobacteria bacterium DNA window CTGGCGTCCCGGCGTGGCCTGGGCTGCCGGGCCTGCCGACGCCATCCTGGTCGCCATCCGCCTCTACGGCGGCAACGACGGCCTGAACACGCTCATCCCCCTGACCGGACCGAACCGCGTCCTGTACCAGACGAGCCGCCCCGCGCTCGGCATCCCGACGTCCGCGCTGGCGGCGACGGCGGTCGGGACGGATGCGCTCGGCCACACCTATGCCCTGCACCCGAGCACGCAGGACGGTCTCTGGGCGCTCCTCCAGGCCGGCAAGCTCGCGATCGTGCCGGGCGTGGGCTACCCGAACCAGAGCCTCTCGCACTTCCTCTCCGAGGCGATCTGGTACCGGGCCGACCCCGTCGGCATCCCGGCGACGGGCTGGCTCGGCGGCTGGCTCGACACGCTCGGCCTGCCCCCGACGGCGGTGCCCGTCGTCGACGTCGAGGGCGGCTACCTGACGCCGCTCCTGCGCACGAGCTCGACCAGCGTGCTCGCCATCAGCGACCTGCCGAGCTTCGTCTTCCCGGTCGACGACGCCTACTCGCCGGACGACGACGCCGCCAAGCAGGGCGCCTTCGACGACATCTACCAGAGCCTCGCCTCGGCGCCGCCGCCGCTCGATCGGATCGCCGCCGTCGGCTACGCCACCGCGCTGAAGACGGCGGGCTACCCGCACGACACGGTCGACGCCCCGCTGCTCGACGCGATCGACGGCAACCTCGGGGAGGACCTGAAGACCGTCCTCACCATCATCCAGGCAGGCGTGGGCGCGCGCATCTTCCACGTCGGCATCGACGGCTTCGACACGCACTCCGACCAGGGAACCGTCGGCGGCTTCCAGGGAGCGCTCCTCGGCCGCCTCGGGCGGGCGATGAGGGCCTTCCTCGACAGCCTCGATCCCATCACGCGGGCCAAGACCCTCATCTGGACCTTCTCGGAGTTCGGCCGCCGCATCGAGGAGAACGGCTACGGCAACGGCGCCGGGACGGACCACGGAAGCGTCGCCCCCATGTTCGTTGCCGGCGATGCGGTGGTGGCGGCGAAGATCTGGGGCGCGTACCCGGACCTCGCCAACCAGGACGACGACGGGAACTTGGTCTTCGAGCAGACCGGGACCGGGGAGGGCCGCACCATCGACTTCCGCGACTACTTCGGCACCATCCTCAAGTGGCTCGGCGTGGCCGACCCGACGACGCGGCTGCCGGCGAGCGGCGGCTGGTCCACGTTCACCAACCTCGGGTTCCTCGGATGAGGCTCGCGGTCCTCACGGCGGCGCTGGCGCTCACCGCGTCCCGCGGCTTCCCCTTGACGCCCGGCGGCGGTTCGGCGCGCACCGACTGCCTGGTCGAGTTCGGCACGACGCCGGCCAACTACCCGGCGAGTCGGCCGCGTCAGATCCGCTGCGTCGACAACGACCCGAGCTGCGACGCCGACTCGACCGTCGGCCGGTGCGGCGTGCCCCTGAGCGTCTGCCTGAACGTGACCGACCCGAACCTGCCGGGCTGCGCGCCCGCCTCGCTCGAGCAGTTCACGATCAAGAACTACCAGCCCGACACGAACCCCAAGCACGACTTCGGGTTCCAGACGCTCCAGGACCAGGTGAACCAGCTCTTCCTGCCGCTCGGGCCGACGCAGCGCGACCGCTGCACGACCGACGACGTGAACCCGGCCATCATCTCGGTCACGATGAAGCTCTCGATCAGCTCGCAGACCTACCGCAAGGTCACCAAGACGCTGCGCTCTCGGCTCGACGGCCACGACGGCACCACGGCGATCGACGACGTCGATGTGATCAAGATCACCTGCCTGCCCGGGAGCGACGGGCCGTGTACGGGCGTCACCGGAACGTTCGACCAGATCCAGAAGCAGATCTTCACGCCGCGATGCGCCCTTCCGACGTGTCACGCCGCCGCGCAGGCGCCTCACAACCTCTCGCTCCAGCCCGCCTCATCCTATGCGAACCTCGTCAACGTCGTCTCCGAGGAGTCGAACGACGGGCTCGAGCGCGTGCTGCCTGGCGACGCCGACAACAGCTTCCTCGTGCACAAGCTGCGCGGGACGCTCGAGCTGGGCGAGGGCGAGCGGATGCCGCGGG harbors:
- a CDS encoding DUF1501 domain-containing protein, which produces MRITRRRFLKGAAATTATLALSGWRRVPWRPGVAWAAGPADAILVAIRLYGGNDGLNTLIPLTGPNRVLYQTSRPALGIPTSALAATAVGTDALGHTYALHPSTQDGLWALLQAGKLAIVPGVGYPNQSLSHFLSEAIWYRADPVGIPATGWLGGWLDTLGLPPTAVPVVDVEGGYLTPLLRTSSTSVLAISDLPSFVFPVDDAYSPDDDAAKQGAFDDIYQSLASAPPPLDRIAAVGYATALKTAGYPHDTVDAPLLDAIDGNLGEDLKTVLTIIQAGVGARIFHVGIDGFDTHSDQGTVGGFQGALLGRLGRAMRAFLDSLDPITRAKTLIWTFSEFGRRIEENGYGNGAGTDHGSVAPMFVAGDAVVAAKIWGAYPDLANQDDDGNLVFEQTGTGEGRTIDFRDYFGTILKWLGVADPTTRLPASGGWSTFTNLGFLG